GAGGGGCTACCGGGCTTAGGAAAAACGATGTTAATTCGTACAATTTCTGAGGTACTTGATTTATCGTTTTCACGTATTCAATTTACACCTGATCTTATGCCAGCAGATATAACCGGAACAAGTATGATTGAACGTACAGCAGACGGTAAACAGCAGTTTACATTCCAGTCTGGTCCGATTTTTAGTCAGATGGTATTAGCCGACGAAATAAATCGTGCAACACCTAAAACTCAAAGTGCATTGCTTGAGGCTATGGGAGAAAAGACGGTTACGATTTTAGGGGATACAAAAAGGATGGCTAAGCCCTTTTTTGTGCTAGCTACGCAAAACCCGATTGAGATGGAGGGAACTTATCCATTGCCTGAGGCGCAAATGGACCGTTTTCTATGTAAAATACTTGTACCCTATCCTGAGAAAAGTGAGCTAATGGAAATTATGAAGCGTACAACAGGTGCTCAGGAAATTGGCCTACAAAAAATAATGAATACAGAGGCACTTATTGAGGCACAGCAAATGGTAAAGGAAATACTGGTTGCTGATGAAATGCTTGAATTTGCAACGGACTTAGTTGTCGCTACACATCCTGAAAGAGTCGATGCTATTGACGAGGTCAAGCAATATGCGATGTATGGTAGCGGTCCACGTGGTTTGCAAAGCTTAATAAAGCTAGCGAAGGCTAGAGCACTCATGAATGGGCGCTTCCATGTTTCTGTAGCCGATATTAAATCTGTAGCGAAGCCAGTATTACGTCATCGTATGCTGCTGAATTATGAAGGGGAGGCTTCAGGAAAAACAGCGGACGATGTGATTGATGTTATTTTAGAAAAAGTACAGCAAGGTGTTAGCAAGTGACGCAAAAAATAATATTGCCTGAAGATTGGTTAGCGAAAATTAGTCGCTTCCAATTAGCGACGGCCTCCAAATTGCGAGGGCAGCATAAAGGCTCGCACCGTTCGCAGCGCTTCGGGGCATCACTCGATTTCTCAGATTTTCGTGAATATCACTTAGGTGATGATGTACGGCAGGTCGATTGGAACGTATTTGCAAGAACGGATAAATACTTTATAAAAAGATTTTTAGATGAACAAGAGATGCGTGTACACATTTTGCTAGATACCACTAAATCCATGGGGGATGATACTAAATGGACATTTGCTCGTCAAATTGTTGCTTCTCTTGGTTTAATGGTGCTTGGTCGTGACGATCGTTTATCCTTTTCTTTTGTACAAGATGAGATAAAGCCGCCATTTCGCCGTAAAGGCGCTATGTATCGACGCGCTTTTTTACAAGTCATAACGGAAATACAAGAAGCTGATTCCACAGGAAGCTTTGCACAGGGAGCTTTAAGAGCATTACCAAAAGATAGTACAGTGCTATTTATTGTTACAGATGGACTAGAGTCAATTGAGGAATGGGAGCAACTGTTAAAAAGATTACCGCGATATGCAGGGGATGTCCGTATATTACAAATTGTCACGGAGGAGGAGCTCTCTCCTAATTACACTGGTGATGTCCGCCTATTAGATCGTGAGACTGGCAAAGATGTCAACGTTACAATGTCCTCTAAAGTTTTAGACGCATATATGGCACGACGTTTATTGCATGAAGAGGAATTCGAAGCTATTTGTCGACGCTTTGGTGTTCGAAAATTACAGCTTAAAGTGGAGGATGGATTACAGCATGCCATCTTTCAGCAATTATTAAAAGCACATTGGATTAGGTGAGGTGAGCCGTATTGGGCTTTAGTCAAATACTTTTTAGCTGGACGGCCATCATCCCGGTCATTGTCCTACTATATTATTTCTTTCGAAAAAAATATATCGATCAAACCGTATCTTCTACACTTTTTTGGTCGGAAATTATGCAGGAAACGCGTGTATCACCATACTTAAAGCAACTACAAAAAAATGCTCTGCTCTTTTTGCAACTTCTAGCACTTCTTTTATTGGTACTAGCCCTTATGAACCCTTATGTTAAAAAATCAACAATTGTAGGTGCACAGACAATTTTTATTGTGGACACGTCTGCAACAATGCTTGCGGGGAAAGAGCAGTCAACATTTGATGCACATAAAAAGGAAATGTTATCTTTGGTGGGTCAACTGAATGGTAGACCTGTGACGCTTATTACAACAGGCAATACACCGAAAGCTGTGCTACAGCAGGTGACAAACACGAAAGA
This genomic stretch from Lysinibacillus pakistanensis harbors:
- a CDS encoding AAA family ATPase — encoded protein: MAFTEQQYVEMSMKLQQVKEEIHRFIVGQEEAIDYTLYAVLADGHALLEGLPGLGKTMLIRTISEVLDLSFSRIQFTPDLMPADITGTSMIERTADGKQQFTFQSGPIFSQMVLADEINRATPKTQSALLEAMGEKTVTILGDTKRMAKPFFVLATQNPIEMEGTYPLPEAQMDRFLCKILVPYPEKSELMEIMKRTTGAQEIGLQKIMNTEALIEAQQMVKEILVADEMLEFATDLVVATHPERVDAIDEVKQYAMYGSGPRGLQSLIKLAKARALMNGRFHVSVADIKSVAKPVLRHRMLLNYEGEASGKTADDVIDVILEKVQQGVSK
- a CDS encoding DUF58 domain-containing protein; translation: MTQKIILPEDWLAKISRFQLATASKLRGQHKGSHRSQRFGASLDFSDFREYHLGDDVRQVDWNVFARTDKYFIKRFLDEQEMRVHILLDTTKSMGDDTKWTFARQIVASLGLMVLGRDDRLSFSFVQDEIKPPFRRKGAMYRRAFLQVITEIQEADSTGSFAQGALRALPKDSTVLFIVTDGLESIEEWEQLLKRLPRYAGDVRILQIVTEEELSPNYTGDVRLLDRETGKDVNVTMSSKVLDAYMARRLLHEEEFEAICRRFGVRKLQLKVEDGLQHAIFQQLLKAHWIR